Proteins from one Romboutsia sp. CE17 genomic window:
- a CDS encoding DUF4180 domain-containing protein, with protein sequence MNYKIVEKTNKKYIEIKHPFACESDVLDIIGICISNDIKLLLLREEVFTEEFINLKSGLAGIVLQKFINYHIKASAIIEDKNKIEGRFEELVKELNKSNDFKVFNNIVDAENWILNINKEVV encoded by the coding sequence ATGAATTATAAAATAGTAGAAAAAACAAATAAAAAATATATTGAAATAAAACATCCATTTGCTTGTGAGTCTGATGTATTAGATATTATTGGGATATGTATTTCAAATGACATTAAATTATTATTGCTTAGAGAAGAAGTATTTACTGAAGAATTTATTAATCTTAAGTCAGGCTTGGCAGGCATAGTTTTGCAGAAGTTTATAAATTATCATATAAAAGCTTCAGCAATAATAGAAGATAAAAATAAAATTGAAGGAAGATTTGAAGAATTGGTAAAAGAATTAAACAAATCAAATGATTTTAAGGTTTTCAATAATATTGTAGATGCTGAAAATTGGATTTTGAATATTAATAAAGAGGTAGTATGA
- a CDS encoding response regulator transcription factor, with product MINILVVEDDIKLNQIVCTYLNDSGFSAKGCLNAMDAYDEMYNNLYELIISDIMMPEIDGFEFAQKLRQINKTIPILFMSAKDDLKSKQKGFQLGIDDYMVKPIELDELILRVKALLRRANIEVNRKLEVGNLVLDADAMVATVSNEEIITTTREFNIIYKLLSYPNKTFSRAQLMDEFWGMETDSNLRAVDVYITKLRNKFSVCDGFEIKTVRGLGYKAVLL from the coding sequence GTGATAAATATATTAGTAGTAGAAGATGATATAAAACTTAATCAGATTGTGTGTACGTATTTAAATGATAGTGGGTTTAGTGCAAAAGGGTGTCTTAACGCAATGGATGCTTATGATGAAATGTATAACAATCTTTATGAATTGATTATTTCGGATATTATGATGCCGGAAATTGATGGATTTGAGTTTGCACAGAAGCTAAGACAGATAAATAAGACAATACCTATTTTATTCATGTCAGCGAAGGATGATCTAAAGTCAAAGCAAAAGGGATTTCAATTGGGGATTGATGACTATATGGTAAAACCAATTGAACTAGATGAATTGATTTTGCGTGTTAAGGCATTGCTTAGAAGAGCAAATATTGAAGTTAATAGAAAGCTAGAAGTAGGGAATCTTGTACTAGATGCAGATGCTATGGTAGCTACTGTTAGTAATGAGGAAATTATAACAACAACAAGAGAATTTAATATTATTTATAAATTGTTGTCTTATCCTAATAAAACTTTTTCTAGAGCACAACTAATGGATGAATTTTGGGGAATGGAAACAGATTCAAATCTTCGTGCAGTGGATGTGTATATTACAAAACTTAGGAATAAATTTTCTGTTTGTGATGGATTTGAAATCAAAACTGTAAGAGGATTGGGATACAAGGCGGTATTACTATGA
- a CDS encoding helix-turn-helix domain-containing protein — MEEKFYTVDQIAEILGMHHKTIRKFITEGKLRANKVGKQWRISGHDLSLFMENNNFNIRNKNEEESEKIEFSTSSIDINNCINKVNISTVVDINEVDIDEYRRISNMLLAVMNIKDSKMGNSTINIKHYQKDRNLKVMLWGDIEFTKEMLDFISTLTQSDNM, encoded by the coding sequence ATGGAAGAAAAATTTTATACAGTTGATCAAATTGCAGAAATATTAGGCATGCATCATAAAACGATAAGAAAATTTATAACAGAAGGTAAGCTTAGAGCAAACAAAGTTGGAAAGCAATGGAGAATATCAGGTCATGATTTAAGTCTTTTTATGGAGAATAATAATTTTAATATTAGGAATAAAAATGAAGAAGAAAGTGAAAAAATTGAATTTTCCACTAGTAGTATAGATATTAACAATTGCATTAATAAGGTAAATATATCTACTGTTGTAGATATTAATGAAGTAGATATAGATGAATATAGAAGAATATCAAATATGCTATTAGCAGTAATGAATATTAAGGATTCGAAAATGGGAAATTCAACTATTAACATAAAGCATTATCAAAAAGATAGAAATTTAAAAGTAATGCTATGGGGAGATATTGAATTTACAAAAGAAATGTTAGATTTTATATCTACACTTACACAAAGTGATAATATGTAA
- a CDS encoding nitroreductase family protein, whose translation MNETIKTLKERRSIRKYKEKQISDEELNQILEAGKYAPTGRGAQSPIMVVVQDKELIKELSKINAEIMGITSDPFYGAPTVVIVLADKTRHTYKEDGSLVMGNLMNAAHSLGVDSCWINRAKEVFESERGKELLKDWGIEGDYEGIGHCILGYRDCEYPKAAPRKTNYVIRIK comes from the coding sequence ATGAATGAAACTATAAAAACATTAAAAGAAAGAAGAAGTATACGTAAGTATAAAGAAAAGCAAATTAGTGATGAAGAATTAAATCAGATATTAGAAGCAGGAAAGTATGCTCCAACTGGAAGAGGAGCTCAATCTCCTATTATGGTTGTTGTACAAGATAAAGAGTTAATAAAAGAACTTTCTAAAATAAATGCAGAGATTATGGGTATTACTTCAGATCCATTTTATGGAGCTCCTACAGTAGTTATTGTACTAGCAGATAAGACAAGACATACTTATAAAGAAGATGGAAGCTTAGTTATGGGGAATCTAATGAATGCAGCTCACTCGCTTGGAGTTGATTCTTGTTGGATAAATAGAGCTAAGGAAGTTTTTGAAAGTGAAAGAGGGAAAGAACTTCTAAAGGATTGGGGAATTGAAGGCGATTATGAAGGTATAGGACACTGTATTTTAGGATATCGTGATTGTGAATATCCAAAGGCAGCTCCTAGGAAAACAAATTATGTTATAAGAATAAAGTAA
- a CDS encoding HAMP domain-containing sensor histidine kinase, protein MKSYKKGQRYKVRNTLFSLPTFLKSLAVFLLISGIHTGLILGINELKLSEVTQIVIIILYWVLLSVGITMLTHHLMRKTYEEPMKEMAKATSKVANGDFSVYVPTIHTDDKLNYLDVMIMDFNRMVEELGSIETLKTEFFSNVSHEIKTPIAVIQNTAQLLSKQELSENQRQHVETIIYTSKKLSELITNILKLNKLEKQNIQPVMEEYDLCRQLCECALQFESLWEEKEIDFNVDIEDKVHICADESLLELVWTNLLSNALKFTDKGGKILLKQRSDNDSIIVSVSDFGCGMTEETQKHIFEKFYQGDTSHSTNGNGLGLALVLRIVDMMDGRIDVDSEYTKGSTFTVHLPKKVRE, encoded by the coding sequence ATGAAATCATATAAGAAAGGACAAAGATATAAAGTAAGAAATACCCTTTTTTCATTACCTACATTTTTAAAATCATTAGCTGTTTTTTTATTGATAAGTGGTATTCATACAGGTTTAATTTTAGGTATAAATGAACTAAAGTTAAGTGAAGTTACACAAATAGTAATTATTATTCTATATTGGGTATTACTATCTGTTGGAATTACTATGCTTACACATCATCTTATGCGAAAAACTTATGAAGAGCCAATGAAAGAGATGGCAAAAGCTACTAGTAAAGTTGCAAATGGTGATTTTTCTGTGTACGTACCTACTATTCATACTGATGATAAATTAAATTATCTTGATGTAATGATTATGGACTTTAATCGTATGGTAGAAGAACTTGGTAGTATTGAAACTTTAAAAACAGAGTTTTTTTCTAATGTATCACATGAGATTAAAACACCTATTGCAGTAATACAAAATACTGCACAATTATTGTCAAAACAAGAACTATCAGAAAATCAAAGACAACATGTAGAAACCATTATTTATACATCAAAAAAGTTATCAGAACTTATTACAAACATATTAAAATTGAACAAACTAGAAAAACAAAATATACAGCCAGTAATGGAAGAATATGACCTCTGTAGACAGTTGTGTGAATGTGCACTACAGTTTGAAAGTTTATGGGAAGAAAAAGAAATTGATTTTAATGTGGATATAGAAGATAAGGTACACATTTGTGCAGATGAAAGTCTACTAGAGCTAGTATGGACAAACCTTTTATCAAATGCATTGAAATTTACAGATAAAGGTGGGAAAATTCTTTTAAAGCAAAGGTCTGACAATGATAGTATTATTGTGTCGGTTAGTGATTTTGGATGTGGAATGACAGAAGAAACCCAAAAACATATATTTGAAAAGTTTTATCAGGGAGATACATCACATTCTACAAATGGAAATGGGTTGGGATTAGCTCTTGTACTTCGTATTGTTGATATGATGGACGGAAGAATTGACGTAGACAGTGAGTATACAAAAGGCAGTACATTTACAGTGCATCTTCCTAAAAAAGTGAGGGAATAG